One Cellulomonas soli DNA window includes the following coding sequences:
- a CDS encoding cupin domain-containing protein, which produces MTDTPRAHLAQSEPFRWDGVDELVYKESDSTFRDVTRRVLAGAEAGQGVELRYFEVGPGGHSTLEHHGHTHVVVPIRGRGRALVGTEVVDLAPHDVVQVPAWTWHQFRAADDEPLGFLCLVTTERDRPVRPDADQLAQLRADPAVAEFIRV; this is translated from the coding sequence ATGACCGACACCCCGCGCGCCCACCTCGCGCAGAGCGAGCCGTTCCGCTGGGACGGGGTCGACGAGCTCGTCTACAAGGAGTCGGACAGCACGTTCCGGGACGTGACCCGGCGGGTCCTCGCGGGCGCCGAGGCAGGGCAGGGCGTCGAGCTGCGCTACTTCGAGGTCGGCCCCGGCGGGCACTCGACGCTCGAGCACCACGGGCACACGCACGTGGTCGTGCCGATCCGAGGACGCGGGCGCGCACTGGTCGGCACCGAGGTCGTCGACCTCGCACCGCACGACGTCGTGCAGGTCCCCGCGTGGACGTGGCACCAGTTCCGCGCGGCCGACGACGAGCCGCTGGGCTTCCTGTGCCTGGTCACGACCGAGCGCGACCGCCCGGTGCGACCCGACGCCGACCAGCTCGCGCAGCTGCGCGCCGACCCGGCGGTCGCGGAGTTCATCCGCGTCTGA
- a CDS encoding sensor histidine kinase: MTGADRVVVRRAERRIAVAVAGAVLLVVAVVGVLAWLAGREEGREGAVPPGGEVPVEQASDDTAALALAGVVLVGTVSAAAVGILAARRAVRPVQEALATQRRFVADASHELRTPLTVVHTRAQLLLVRTPTDDPRRPVTAQLVEDTRVLGEVVTDLLVSAQMDGQDGAVTREVVDVLPMLHAVADSFEAIADRVRIEVSGEPVSVPAAPTALRRAVSCLVDNALAHSPAEGRVLVAVAHDAAHGLVRITVGDEGEGFPASPDDRRRLTERFERGARSDSARPRFGLGLALVREVAERHRGRLVLGDRDGGGALATIELPDR; this comes from the coding sequence GTGACGGGCGCGGACCGTGTCGTCGTGCGGCGGGCGGAGCGACGGATCGCGGTGGCGGTGGCGGGCGCGGTGCTGCTGGTCGTGGCGGTCGTGGGGGTGCTCGCCTGGCTCGCCGGGCGGGAGGAGGGGCGTGAGGGCGCGGTCCCCCCGGGCGGTGAGGTCCCGGTGGAGCAGGCCTCGGACGACACCGCGGCGCTCGCGCTCGCCGGGGTGGTGCTCGTCGGCACGGTGAGCGCCGCGGCCGTCGGCATCCTCGCCGCGCGGCGGGCGGTCCGCCCGGTTCAGGAGGCGCTGGCGACGCAACGCCGGTTCGTCGCCGACGCCTCGCACGAGCTGCGCACGCCGTTGACCGTGGTGCACACCCGGGCGCAGCTGCTGCTCGTGCGCACCCCGACGGACGACCCGCGCCGGCCGGTCACGGCCCAGCTCGTCGAGGACACCCGGGTGCTCGGCGAGGTCGTGACCGATCTGCTCGTCTCGGCGCAGATGGACGGTCAGGACGGGGCCGTGACGCGCGAGGTGGTCGACGTGCTGCCGATGCTGCACGCGGTCGCCGACTCGTTCGAGGCGATCGCGGACCGGGTGCGGATCGAGGTGTCGGGCGAGCCGGTGAGCGTGCCGGCTGCGCCGACCGCGTTGCGGCGAGCCGTGTCATGCCTGGTCGACAACGCTCTCGCGCACAGCCCGGCCGAGGGTCGCGTCCTGGTCGCGGTCGCGCACGACGCGGCGCACGGTCTGGTCCGGATCACCGTGGGTGACGAGGGGGAGGGGTTCCCGGCGTCGCCCGACGACCGGCGTCGGCTCACCGAGCGGTTCGAGCGCGGCGCTCGGTCCGACTCCGCACGGCCGCGCTTCGGTCTGGGGCTCGCGCTGGTCCGTGAGGTCGCCGAGCGGCACCGTGGGCGGCTCGTGCTGGGCGACCGGGACGGCGGGGGCGCGCTCGCGACGATCGAGCTGCCGGACCGCTGA
- a CDS encoding aldo/keto reductase, which produces MHRRTLGQGLEVSAVGLGAMGMSMSYGPNPGSREDMIAVLRGAVDLGVTFVDTAEVYGPYVNEELVGEALEPVRDQVVIATKFGWDIQPDGSWPGTDSRPERIRRVAEESLRRLRTDVIDLFYQHRVDPDVPIEDVAGTVGELVAEGKVRHFGLSEAGAATIRRAHAVHPVTAVQSEYSLWTRDPEPQVLPTCAELGIGFVPFSPLGKGFLTGTVDSTTTFAEGDIRLRVPRFTAENRDANAAIVDHVRLLAARKGVTPGQVALAWLLAQHPWVVPIPGTRRLSRVQENAEATTVALSADERDGLDRLAAAIGVAGDRYDATGLSMVGL; this is translated from the coding sequence ATGCATCGTCGGACGCTCGGTCAGGGCCTGGAGGTCTCGGCGGTCGGCCTCGGCGCCATGGGGATGTCGATGAGCTACGGCCCGAACCCCGGGTCGCGCGAGGACATGATCGCCGTGCTGCGCGGTGCCGTGGACCTGGGGGTCACGTTCGTCGACACCGCGGAGGTGTACGGCCCGTACGTCAACGAGGAGCTCGTCGGCGAAGCCCTGGAGCCTGTGCGCGACCAGGTGGTGATCGCGACGAAGTTCGGGTGGGACATCCAGCCTGACGGCTCCTGGCCGGGTACCGACTCGCGCCCCGAGCGGATCCGCCGGGTCGCCGAGGAGTCGCTCCGTCGGCTGCGGACCGACGTCATCGACCTCTTCTACCAGCATCGGGTCGACCCGGACGTGCCCATCGAGGACGTCGCAGGCACGGTCGGCGAGCTGGTCGCCGAGGGCAAGGTGCGGCACTTCGGGCTGTCGGAGGCCGGTGCTGCGACGATCCGCCGTGCGCACGCCGTGCACCCGGTCACGGCCGTGCAGTCGGAGTACTCGCTGTGGACCCGCGACCCGGAGCCGCAGGTGCTGCCCACGTGCGCCGAGCTGGGCATCGGGTTCGTGCCGTTCAGCCCGCTCGGCAAGGGATTCCTGACAGGCACGGTCGACTCGACGACGACGTTCGCGGAGGGCGACATCCGGCTGCGGGTGCCGCGGTTCACCGCCGAGAACCGGGACGCGAACGCCGCGATCGTCGACCACGTGCGCCTGCTCGCCGCCCGCAAGGGCGTGACGCCCGGCCAGGTGGCCCTGGCCTGGCTGCTGGCCCAGCACCCGTGGGTCGTCCCGATCCCGGGGACCCGTCGCCTGAGCCGCGTCCAGGAGAACGCCGAGGCCACCACGGTCGCGCTGTCGGCCGACGAGCGTGACGGCCTCGACCGCCTGGCCGCCGCGATCGGCGTGGCCGGGGACCGCTACGACGCGACGGGCCTGTCCATGGTGGGTCTCTGA
- a CDS encoding NAD(P)/FAD-dependent oxidoreductase: MPQPASTVDAALTEPAGATTAKPRKVPRVVVLGGGTVGLYTARRLRKRLGGREAAIVVVDPRPYMTYAPFLPETAAGSIDARNVVAPHRRALKGADVLQGKVTHIEHAKRRVEITPEAGDPYWISYDHLVVGLGSVARTLPIPGLAEQGIGFKNVEEAIALRNHVLNRIDVASSTWDPELRRKLLTFVFVGGGFAGVEALAEVEDMARYAVRHYKQIEPEELRFVLVEGSRRILPEVNEELGGYTLEQLRKRNIEIHLSTFLSSCVDGHVVLSTGIEFDADTLVWTAGVRANPVLADSDLPLDKLGRVTCNEYLQVVDAEGHVVPDAYAAGDCAAVPDLYNPGQFCPPNAQHALREGNHLGDNLARALRSAELEPYKHKNIGAVASLGMYKGVAQMFGKIKVRGFLAWVLHRSYHVAAMPTFNRKLRIAAGWTGSLLLRREVVALGSLHDPRAEFRAASVPAARPVAPPAVSPAVPPAVPAPEKPAAS, encoded by the coding sequence ATGCCTCAGCCTGCCTCGACCGTCGACGCTGCCCTCACGGAGCCTGCCGGCGCCACGACGGCCAAGCCGCGCAAGGTGCCCCGCGTCGTCGTCCTCGGCGGCGGCACCGTCGGCCTCTACACCGCCCGCCGGCTGCGCAAGCGTCTGGGTGGTCGTGAGGCGGCGATCGTCGTCGTGGACCCACGCCCGTACATGACCTACGCGCCGTTCCTGCCGGAGACTGCCGCCGGGTCGATCGACGCCCGCAACGTCGTCGCCCCGCACCGCCGCGCGCTCAAGGGCGCCGACGTGCTGCAGGGCAAGGTCACGCACATCGAGCACGCGAAGCGCCGCGTCGAGATCACGCCCGAGGCCGGCGACCCGTACTGGATCAGCTACGACCACCTCGTCGTCGGCCTGGGCTCGGTCGCCCGCACGCTGCCCATCCCGGGCCTGGCGGAGCAGGGCATCGGCTTCAAGAACGTCGAGGAAGCCATCGCGCTGCGCAACCACGTGCTCAACCGCATCGACGTCGCCTCGAGCACCTGGGACCCGGAGCTGCGCCGCAAGCTGCTCACTTTCGTGTTCGTCGGCGGCGGGTTCGCCGGTGTCGAGGCGCTCGCCGAAGTCGAGGACATGGCCCGGTACGCGGTGCGCCACTACAAGCAGATCGAGCCCGAGGAGCTGCGCTTCGTGCTCGTCGAGGGCTCCCGGCGCATCCTGCCCGAGGTCAACGAGGAGCTCGGCGGCTACACGCTCGAGCAGCTGCGCAAGCGCAACATCGAGATCCACCTCTCGACGTTCCTCAGCTCGTGCGTCGACGGCCACGTGGTGCTCTCCACGGGCATCGAGTTCGACGCGGACACCCTGGTGTGGACGGCCGGCGTGCGGGCCAACCCGGTCCTCGCCGACTCCGACCTGCCGCTCGACAAGCTCGGCCGCGTCACGTGCAACGAGTACCTGCAGGTCGTCGACGCCGAGGGCCACGTGGTCCCCGACGCCTACGCCGCGGGTGACTGCGCGGCCGTCCCGGACCTGTACAACCCCGGTCAGTTCTGCCCGCCGAACGCCCAGCACGCCCTTCGCGAGGGCAACCACCTGGGCGACAACCTCGCCCGTGCGCTGCGCTCCGCCGAGCTCGAGCCGTACAAGCACAAGAACATCGGCGCGGTCGCCTCGCTCGGCATGTACAAGGGCGTCGCGCAGATGTTCGGCAAGATCAAGGTCCGCGGGTTCCTCGCCTGGGTGCTGCACCGCTCGTACCACGTGGCCGCCATGCCGACCTTCAACCGCAAGCTGCGGATCGCGGCGGGGTGGACCGGCTCGCTCCTGCTGCGCCGCGAGGTCGTCGCGCTGGGCTCGTTGCACGACCCGCGCGCGGAGTTCCGTGCCGCGTCCGTGCCTGCTGCTCGGCCAGTCGCGCCGCCCGCCGTGTCGCCGGCTGTGCCGCCTGCCGTGCCGGCGCCCGAGAAGCCTGCCGCCTCCTGA
- a CDS encoding RuBisCO large subunit C-terminal-like domain-containing protein yields MSAATSDPGGAVIRATYEIHGPVLDAARRAHALAVEQSHEFPTELAPEHTLVSLAHVVDLVEVHPTLARAQVEFPADLAGDDLSQLLVLLFGNVSLQPGVRLVDLELPPALQHVGPGPRVGVDGLRTLLDAPSRPLLATALKPVGLSSAELAQRAEAFALGGIDLVKDDQGLASQRWSPFEERVAAVAAAVTRANARTGGRTLYLPTLSGPAETLGRRVRFALDAGVGGFLVLPGVGGLDEVRHVASLVPAGTPLMAHPALLGSFVADPTHGIAPELLFGPLLRLAGADVVVFPSFGGRFSFTREQCEAIAGGLRRPFGDVPGALPAPGGGMGIDRVPELLETYGQDVVLLIGGELHRGGDLRRSAQEFRAAVGG; encoded by the coding sequence GTGAGCGCGGCGACGAGCGACCCGGGCGGCGCCGTCATCCGGGCGACGTACGAGATCCACGGTCCCGTCCTCGACGCGGCCCGGCGGGCGCACGCGCTCGCGGTCGAGCAGAGCCACGAGTTCCCGACCGAGCTCGCGCCGGAGCACACGCTCGTCTCGTTGGCGCACGTGGTCGACCTGGTCGAGGTGCACCCGACGCTGGCGCGTGCGCAGGTCGAGTTCCCGGCGGACCTGGCCGGCGACGACCTGTCGCAGCTGCTCGTGCTGCTGTTCGGCAACGTGTCGTTGCAGCCGGGCGTGCGGCTCGTGGACCTCGAGCTGCCGCCCGCGCTGCAGCACGTCGGCCCGGGTCCGCGGGTGGGTGTCGACGGGCTGCGCACGCTGCTCGACGCTCCGTCACGCCCCTTGCTGGCCACGGCGCTCAAGCCCGTCGGCCTGTCCTCGGCGGAGCTGGCGCAACGGGCCGAGGCGTTCGCACTCGGTGGCATCGACCTCGTCAAGGACGACCAGGGTCTGGCCTCGCAGCGCTGGTCGCCGTTCGAGGAGCGGGTGGCGGCCGTGGCGGCCGCGGTGACGCGGGCGAACGCGCGTACCGGTGGCCGCACGCTCTACTTGCCGACCCTGTCCGGGCCGGCCGAGACGCTCGGACGACGCGTGCGGTTCGCGCTCGACGCGGGCGTCGGCGGGTTCCTCGTGCTGCCCGGGGTGGGCGGGCTCGACGAGGTCCGTCACGTGGCGTCGCTGGTCCCGGCGGGGACGCCGCTCATGGCCCACCCGGCGCTGCTCGGCTCGTTCGTGGCGGACCCGACGCACGGCATCGCCCCCGAGCTGCTGTTCGGTCCGCTGCTGCGCCTGGCGGGGGCGGACGTCGTGGTGTTCCCGTCGTTCGGCGGGCGGTTCTCGTTCACGCGCGAGCAGTGCGAGGCGATCGCCGGCGGGCTGCGACGCCCCTTCGGCGACGTGCCGGGCGCGCTGCCCGCGCCCGGTGGCGGCATGGGGATCGACCGGGTGCCCGAGCTGCTCGAGACGTACGGGCAGGACGTCGTCCTGCTGATCGGCGGCGAGCTGCACCGCGGGGGAGACCTGCGTCGGTCGGCGCAGGAGTTCCGCGCGGCGGTCGGCGGCTGA
- a CDS encoding ABC transporter permease subunit, with amino-acid sequence MSTTTAPATGSHAVVAAAPIRTRVTFPHLLKAEWIKFWTLRSTFWTLASTAVVFLGLVTLVGLAMRSLGAAEVGSDAAQIPFVPLMAATQTSSLAVVVLGVLIITGEYTTGMIRSSLSAAPKRLPVLWAKAAVLGAVTFVVTVVLVAIGAGITSALFSGSAATFDLGDAETQRMLFGTALFLTTIALFAFAIGALLRHSAAALATVFGLLLVVENAVALIPWQPLQYVTPFLPYSSGIKVTYSSSMIEMANDMNTRGLDLGVWASYGVLVGWVVVLLTAAAIRLRTRDA; translated from the coding sequence ATGAGCACCACCACCGCCCCGGCGACCGGCTCGCACGCCGTCGTCGCCGCCGCGCCGATCCGCACGCGGGTGACCTTCCCGCACCTGCTGAAGGCCGAGTGGATCAAGTTCTGGACCCTGCGCTCGACCTTCTGGACGCTGGCGTCGACGGCCGTCGTCTTCCTCGGCCTGGTCACGCTCGTCGGGCTCGCCATGCGCTCGCTCGGTGCCGCCGAGGTCGGTTCCGACGCCGCGCAGATCCCGTTCGTCCCCCTGATGGCCGCGACCCAGACGTCGTCCCTGGCCGTGGTGGTGCTCGGGGTCCTCATCATCACCGGCGAGTACACGACCGGCATGATCCGCTCGAGCCTGTCCGCGGCACCCAAGCGCCTGCCGGTGCTCTGGGCGAAGGCCGCCGTGCTCGGCGCGGTCACGTTCGTCGTCACGGTCGTCCTCGTGGCCATCGGGGCGGGTATCACCAGCGCACTGTTCAGCGGATCCGCGGCGACCTTCGACCTCGGGGACGCCGAGACGCAGCGCATGCTGTTCGGCACGGCCCTGTTCCTCACCACGATCGCCCTCTTCGCGTTCGCGATCGGCGCCCTGCTGCGGCACTCCGCCGCCGCGCTCGCCACGGTGTTCGGACTGCTCCTCGTGGTCGAGAACGCGGTCGCACTCATCCCGTGGCAGCCGCTGCAGTACGTCACGCCGTTCCTGCCCTACAGCAGCGGCATCAAGGTCACCTACTCGTCGTCGATGATCGAGATGGCCAACGACATGAACACGCGTGGGCTCGACCTGGGGGTCTGGGCGAGCTACGGCGTGCTCGTCGGCTGGGTCGTCGTCCTGCTCACCGCCGCCGCGATCCGGCTGCGCACGCGGGACGCGTAA
- a CDS encoding DUF2231 domain-containing protein codes for MVNGLPAHVLLVHAVVVLVPLAALMAVIAAAWPAARRKLGFLTPLVGLAALGGVPLATEAGEWLEEHVPESPLVEQHTQYGDAVLVWAVGLFLVTCAVWFIGRLADRARAERLASAGTTGADGTVAATPTARSAWAGAPWARAVVGVVTLVIATGATLAVYRAGDSGARAAWQDQVGSTSSGTAGAGSAGQGDGDTDGG; via the coding sequence ATGGTCAACGGCCTGCCCGCACACGTCCTGCTGGTCCACGCCGTCGTCGTCCTCGTGCCGCTCGCCGCACTCATGGCGGTGATCGCCGCCGCCTGGCCTGCCGCGCGCCGCAAGCTGGGGTTCCTCACCCCGCTCGTCGGCCTGGCCGCGCTCGGCGGCGTGCCGCTGGCCACCGAGGCCGGCGAGTGGCTCGAGGAGCACGTGCCCGAGAGCCCGCTCGTCGAGCAGCACACGCAGTACGGCGACGCGGTGCTCGTCTGGGCCGTGGGCCTGTTCCTCGTGACCTGCGCCGTCTGGTTCATCGGCCGCCTGGCCGACCGGGCCCGTGCCGAGCGGCTCGCGTCCGCCGGTACGACGGGAGCGGACGGCACGGTCGCCGCGACCCCCACCGCACGCTCGGCCTGGGCCGGTGCACCGTGGGCGCGTGCCGTGGTCGGTGTCGTCACCCTCGTCATCGCCACCGGCGCGACGCTCGCCGTCTACCGGGCCGGCGACTCCGGCGCCCGGGCCGCCTGGCAGGACCAGGTCGGCTCGACGTCCTCCGGGACGGCCGGCGCCGGCAGCGCCGGCCAGGGCGACGGCGACACGGACGGCGGCTGA
- a CDS encoding HAAS signaling domain-containing protein yields MSTLHTTASRERAVDAAPADVHAYAHAVRRHLGGLSTDQVDDLTDGLEADLADALADRPGGGDDLLALFGPPKEYATELRTAAGFGEAPATRRRRSEAVRARLVALRERVLRPLRAQLWWPGAAGLAAELAPAWWVLRGYVLYRAVAGVLESHTTLLPYALAGWLLLVAALAASVQWGRGRWAGRRGLRVLAATAQAVAVVALIPVGYYLSQSIDGDGGMYAVYESPDEGVYVDGVPAKNLFVYDADGLPVPGALVYDQDGKPVSVGEGVYQFQGDQQWALVPAEDLDGTVRANVYPRAGVLNGWFEGDEVTGGTAVDLPFPFEQVPPVRTVSPADSPTPSPSPSPSVVPTAGATAGAAAVGDTATDTPTGSSTGGAEEPVG; encoded by the coding sequence ATGAGCACGCTTCACACCACCGCGAGCCGCGAGCGCGCCGTCGACGCCGCACCGGCCGACGTGCACGCGTACGCGCACGCCGTGCGTCGGCATCTGGGCGGGCTCAGCACGGACCAGGTCGACGACCTCACCGACGGGCTCGAGGCCGACCTTGCGGACGCGCTCGCGGACCGGCCTGGCGGCGGGGACGACCTGCTCGCGCTCTTCGGGCCGCCGAAGGAGTACGCCACCGAGCTGCGGACCGCGGCAGGGTTCGGCGAGGCGCCGGCCACGCGGCGACGCCGGTCGGAGGCGGTGCGTGCCCGTCTCGTCGCGCTGCGCGAGCGAGTGCTGCGACCCCTGCGGGCGCAACTGTGGTGGCCCGGTGCGGCAGGGCTCGCCGCCGAGCTCGCCCCGGCGTGGTGGGTGCTGCGCGGGTACGTGCTGTACCGCGCGGTGGCAGGTGTGCTGGAGTCGCACACGACGCTGCTGCCGTACGCACTGGCCGGCTGGCTCCTTCTCGTGGCCGCTCTCGCGGCGAGCGTCCAGTGGGGCCGGGGGAGGTGGGCGGGCAGGCGGGGGCTGCGGGTGCTCGCCGCGACTGCTCAGGCGGTCGCGGTCGTCGCCCTGATCCCCGTCGGCTACTACCTGTCGCAGTCGATCGACGGCGACGGGGGCATGTACGCGGTCTACGAGTCGCCCGACGAGGGCGTGTACGTCGACGGCGTTCCCGCCAAGAACCTGTTCGTCTACGACGCCGACGGCCTGCCCGTGCCCGGCGCCCTCGTGTACGACCAGGACGGCAAGCCCGTGTCGGTGGGCGAGGGGGTCTACCAGTTCCAGGGCGACCAGCAGTGGGCGCTCGTGCCGGCCGAGGACCTCGACGGCACCGTGCGGGCGAACGTCTACCCGCGGGCCGGGGTGCTCAACGGCTGGTTCGAGGGCGACGAGGTCACCGGCGGCACCGCGGTCGACCTCCCGTTCCCGTTCGAGCAGGTGCCCCCCGTGCGGACGGTGTCACCCGCGGACTCCCCGACCCCGTCCCCGAGCCCGTCTCCCTCGGTGGTCCCCACCGCAGGCGCGACCGCGGGCGCGGCGGCTGTAGGCGACACCGCCACGGACACGCCGACGGGCTCCTCGACCGGGGGTGCCGAGGAGCCCGTCGGGTGA
- a CDS encoding response regulator transcription factor produces the protein MEAIVGAPRASLLLVEDDRELGPLLVEVLGEHYDVTLARDGQAGLHRALTDTPDVLVVDRGLPGIEGLDLVERLRRAGLRSPVLVLTARGTVQDRVEGLDAGAEDYLVKPFDVAELLARLRALLRRHGDTSERLAVGDRSFDVRSRRVTGGPDGPVDLTAREAALLETLARRPRRVFTREELLELVFDGENVPNSVDTYVHYLRVKLGRGVVRTVHGLGYRMGES, from the coding sequence GTGGAAGCCATCGTGGGTGCCCCCAGGGCGTCGTTGCTGCTCGTCGAGGACGACAGGGAGCTGGGCCCGTTGCTCGTCGAGGTGCTCGGCGAGCACTACGACGTCACCCTTGCCCGGGACGGCCAGGCCGGTCTGCACCGGGCGCTCACCGACACCCCTGACGTGCTGGTCGTCGACCGGGGGCTGCCGGGCATCGAGGGGCTGGACCTCGTGGAGCGGCTGCGCCGCGCGGGCCTGCGCTCGCCCGTCCTGGTGCTCACGGCGCGCGGGACGGTGCAGGACCGCGTCGAGGGTCTCGACGCCGGCGCGGAGGACTACCTGGTCAAGCCCTTCGACGTCGCCGAGCTGCTCGCCCGGCTGCGTGCGCTGCTGCGCCGGCACGGCGACACCAGCGAGCGGCTGGCCGTCGGGGACAGGTCGTTCGACGTGCGCAGCCGACGCGTCACCGGCGGCCCGGACGGCCCGGTCGACCTGACGGCGCGCGAGGCCGCGCTCCTGGAGACGCTGGCCCGACGCCCTCGGCGGGTGTTCACCCGGGAGGAGCTGCTCGAGCTGGTCTTCGACGGCGAGAACGTGCCGAACTCGGTCGACACCTACGTGCACTACCTGCGGGTCAAGCTCGGCCGCGGGGTCGTGCGGACGGTGCACGGTCTGGGCTACCGGATGGGGGAGTCGTGA
- a CDS encoding PLD nuclease N-terminal domain-containing protein — MIRALPFLVEIALLVYCLIDCIQTDEYRVRNLPKTVWVILIVILPLVGGIAWLVAGRPEGARRTGRDVPWPSTATAGFPEYERPRRFAPDDDPEFLASVRRSDDQHEKMLRDWEAQLREREQRLASPETDGTGETGAAPETRG; from the coding sequence ATGATCCGCGCACTGCCGTTCCTGGTCGAGATCGCGCTGCTCGTGTACTGCCTGATCGACTGCATCCAGACCGACGAGTACCGCGTCCGGAACCTGCCGAAGACGGTGTGGGTCATCCTCATCGTCATCCTGCCGCTCGTCGGCGGCATCGCCTGGCTGGTCGCCGGTCGCCCGGAGGGTGCCCGGCGCACCGGCCGCGACGTGCCGTGGCCGTCGACCGCGACCGCCGGCTTCCCCGAGTACGAGCGTCCGCGACGCTTCGCACCCGACGACGACCCGGAGTTCCTGGCGTCCGTGCGCCGCTCGGACGACCAGCACGAGAAGATGCTGCGCGACTGGGAGGCCCAGCTGCGCGAGCGCGAGCAGCGCCTGGCCTCGCCCGAGACCGACGGCACCGGCGAGACCGGCGCAGCGCCCGAGACACGCGGCTGA
- a CDS encoding siderophore-interacting protein gives MTDSPTRAPGRPRPAPLRAEVVRAERISPAFVRVVLGGPGLAGFVASPHADSYVKLVFLPEAAAHAPALRPDGRLDLDAVRAGLPPHDQPRQRSYTVRAFDPAAGELALDMVVHGDEGVAGPWAARAAVGDTVWLVGPGGAWSPDPTVASHLLIGDASALPAVAVALERLPEDAVGTVVLEVPGPEDELPLTAPAGIDVRWVHEQDHTPGRALVAAVEALPPLPGPVGAFLHGEAGAVRTLRAHLRTVQGVQREHLSVSGYWRLGADDEGWRAGKRAWLATIEEQEQAAGLA, from the coding sequence GTGACCGACTCCCCCACCCGCGCGCCCGGCCGTCCCCGCCCGGCCCCGCTGCGGGCCGAGGTCGTCCGCGCCGAGCGGATCTCACCGGCGTTCGTGCGCGTCGTGCTCGGAGGGCCCGGGCTGGCGGGCTTCGTCGCGTCGCCGCACGCCGACTCCTACGTCAAGCTCGTGTTCCTGCCGGAGGCCGCCGCTCACGCGCCGGCGCTGCGCCCCGACGGGCGGCTCGACCTCGACGCCGTGCGCGCCGGGCTCCCGCCGCACGACCAGCCGCGCCAGCGCAGCTACACCGTGCGGGCGTTCGACCCCGCGGCCGGAGAGCTCGCCCTGGACATGGTCGTGCACGGTGACGAAGGTGTCGCCGGGCCGTGGGCGGCGCGCGCGGCCGTCGGCGACACCGTGTGGCTCGTCGGTCCGGGCGGCGCCTGGTCGCCGGACCCGACGGTCGCCTCGCACCTGCTGATCGGCGACGCGAGCGCGCTGCCGGCGGTCGCCGTGGCACTCGAACGGCTCCCGGAAGACGCCGTCGGGACGGTCGTGCTGGAGGTGCCCGGCCCGGAGGACGAGCTGCCGCTGACCGCCCCGGCCGGGATCGACGTCCGCTGGGTGCACGAGCAGGACCACACACCCGGACGTGCGCTCGTCGCGGCCGTCGAGGCGCTGCCGCCGCTGCCCGGACCGGTCGGCGCGTTCCTGCACGGCGAGGCCGGGGCCGTGCGCACCCTGCGCGCGCACCTGCGCACGGTGCAGGGCGTGCAGCGCGAGCACCTGTCGGTGTCCGGCTACTGGCGGCTCGGCGCGGACGACGAGGGCTGGCGCGCGGGCAAGCGCGCCTGGCTCGCCACGATCGAGGAGCAGGAGCAGGCGGCCGGGCTCGCCTGA
- a CDS encoding PadR family transcriptional regulator, with product MDTTQLLKGVLDVAVLAVVEEEDGYGYDVVRRLRTAGIEAIGDASVYGTLRRLYSAGALTSYVVPSDEGPHRKYYGINAHGRTLLKEQRAEWHEFADVMARLLQGGTDR from the coding sequence ATGGACACCACACAGCTGCTCAAGGGCGTGCTCGACGTCGCCGTGCTCGCCGTCGTCGAGGAGGAGGACGGCTACGGCTACGACGTCGTGCGCCGCCTGCGCACCGCGGGCATCGAGGCCATCGGCGACGCGTCTGTCTACGGCACGCTGCGCCGGCTCTACTCCGCCGGGGCGCTGACCTCGTACGTCGTCCCGAGCGACGAGGGGCCGCACCGCAAGTACTACGGGATCAACGCCCACGGCCGGACGCTGCTGAAGGAGCAGCGCGCCGAGTGGCACGAGTTCGCAGACGTCATGGCACGTCTGCTCCAGGGGGGGACGGACCGATGA